TGTATTAAGCTTCTTATGGGGAGCAGAAGCAGCTTAAAATGCACTGACACTGTCCCTTGAAATCTTCTCCTTATAGCTGAAACcataagaaaaaccaaaacaacatttCACCATACTGTATATTGTCTGTCAAAGAAAAAGACGTATGTTATTGTTCGGTTTGGGACTGTCTCTGTTACCGGATTTTATGatggagagaagaaggaagattgTTTCTCAGAAAAGCTGAACAGCCATTTTGAATTTGTTCTGTTTCCATTTAGGCAGCTTGTAGAAAGCTTCTTTTGTCATCCCGAATTTCTCCTTGAACTCCTCTGATGAAAGGTATGCCTATCACAGAGAGACCAAGAACTGTtaagatcttcttctttcattgaAATAATTCTCACTTACAAatgaaattttgttgttgttttgaactTACCTCTCTCCTTGTTACATCAATGTCTGAGACAGGGTCAGTGGAAGTTGTCTTGAGACGTTCATAAGGGTGAGATGGTAAATCTTCCTCGTCTTCGACTCCTTCTTTAGCATCTTCTTGAATTGTCAGAGATTCTATCCTGCTGCTCATCGATTTCTCCTCATCCTTGTCATTTACCTTTTTCTCTTCCTGATCTTTTGAGTTCGATTCTGGCGCTGGAGACTCAGCTGTCTTCGGGCTCGCTTCATgtccaattaaaataaaaacctcaATACTCAAAAGTAAAAACAAGAGAAGTAGATCTCTCTAAACCAAGATgcaaaaaaagatagaaacttGCGGAGAGATCATCACTCTGCAAATATGTGAATTCAACAACAAAGAGGATAAAGATTGAAACTCTTAGATGAACGCTCTGCGAAAATGTATATACCTAAACAAAGATGATATATTCACACTTTCAGATTATTTATTCAGCAAAAATGTTTGTAAAGTACACCTTTGAGTGGTTTTGGAATGGAAGGTTCTTGAGGAGGTGTTTTTTCGAAAAGTGCACTACGAGAAGCAATGGCTGAAGACTTGGGAGCGGAAGCAAACTTTGAGGAGTCAGGAGTAACAGATCTCGGGTAGAGTTTCCTAACTACTGGGGGAGGAGTTGAGAGGTTTCTTGCATTTTGGCTCTCAAACGTTGCTGCAAGTGCATTGAACGCTGGAGATCTGCCCCTCACGCGAACCCTGTCTGGACTAAAGGACATGCTTCTTGACCGCTGCTGCGACTTGTCAGGAACGCTGGCACGGCCACCATATGAAGCTGGGGTTCTTCGTTTCGGTTTCTAATTAACAAAGTCACAATAGAGAAGAATGagcaaacaaaatttaaaaagcaTACTCTGAGGAAACATCAGTCAAAAGGAAAAAGCGAGAAGAGTCTTTACATCTGCAACTGGAGTTCCACcatttttaacaattttgagttttctttggaATGAGTTTCCATGCATctgtaaacaaaaagaaagtgcTTAACCCTTTGTCAAGGATTCCTTCCGTGCTTATATCTCGGGAAAATCGATTGAAGTTGATAGGCACTTACGGCAGATTTTGAGGAATCCCAAGAAGTGAAAAACCGGGTGAAAAATGACGGCTCACCACCTTCCATGATCACATATACAGGGGCTTCAGGGGATAACTTTTCCAGGAGAGAATCTTTCTCGATAAATTTCTAAAGAAACAAACGGTATAAATGAGAAACTTGCCAAAACATTTCAGGATCTTTTGAGACTAATTCTCTCTAACATTAAGGCAggattttgtttgaaatgtaTCTAAAAATATCTGACCTCTCCAATAGTTAAAGCTAGCAACTTGGTCTTTGGGGCTACTTCATGGCCAACCCAGACAAAGATTTCTGAGTGACAGTCTATGATAAATATATCTTCAGTCATCAAGTCATCCTGTGTGAAGTTATATATCTCTGTCACCTGCCAAAAGATCACCATAAAAAAACATCACTTGGGATTAAGCCACATTACAAAGGGTTGTCCAATTATGATTGCATAGATATTTGGTGACAAAAAGAGATTTTTGAAGTATACGCACCTTCAGAATTTCTGGAACAATTTGGATTTCAgcaatgaagagaaaaaaaaaacagagtcatTGTCATTTTAGGCTTAAAAATTATGggacaaaagaaatataatcaTTTGTACCTTTTGTGAATGTACATGAGAATACGTGAGGGTCATGCTCCGGTTCCTTTGTGAGCTTTTGGCTCGAATATTCAACTTTGCCTCCTAATAACTCCCAGAACTGTTCTGATTCTGAACCTTCCTTTTGTGCTCTAGTCTGTAGATTTGgctgaacaaaataaaacataatagaTGCTGCTTAGGGTACAATTGAAACATAATTACGAGTCTTATAATTGAGCTTTACTAATTATGATTGACACATAATTGACTTATCCttataaagattaaaacttttcttACCTTAATCAGATCGAGCTGCCTTTCGACGAGTTCTTGGTCAGTTGAGGTTGATAAATTTCCAGCCCAAGTAAAGACTGAAGAATCATTATGTAGTATATAACAGTATGAAGAGTTCAACGATGAAGCAACCTGTTTATGTAAATAGACAATACATTAGAAGCCATGAAGATTTATGTCTTAAATCATCTGTGACCTCGATATGGTTCGCACTTCTCAATGATTCTACAGTATTAAACATTGAAGAATGGGAAAATTGACATATACCGGGTCAACTTGTATGGCTTGCATATCATCCGGACCAGACCCTTGAATGCGGAATAGAGCAAGACCATTCTCATTGTATGTATCATCATCAACTTCTTTCTCGGCTATGTGTTTCTTGTATCCACTGCTAATACCACCCTGTGAAAATTAACAGATCGGTATCGGAAACAAAATCAgcaattttgtatatattcaaACATGGATGATAAAACAAAACCACATGACAAAATTAATTTTGCCAAACCTTAAAAACGATAAAGCTTTGCATAATCACAAAGAATTGAACAGGTTCCTTTCCTTCATAGATGCGAGCCTAAGACAAGAGAGTGAAAAGGTTCGGGAAAAAGGAAGATAAAATCCAATGGTATAGACTCTTAGAATGGGTGCAGAAGAAGATTACTTGGGCTGGGACAAATTTCATTGACTCAACCATTTTGCTTGCCATAGAGACTGCAGAACCTCTTTCTTCCTACACATGATCACAAACTGAAAAATTAAACCTACTTGCCACTTGCAAGTTCTTGCTTCAACATATACATCGACAGAATATGTGTGACACAATCATGTAAGAATTTGCTTCTGTTATTTGGAGAGCTCACCTCCACACTTTGTTTGCCGAACCACGTTCCTAtaagaacttcttctttttcttctcctggATAAGAATACTGGAAAACATAGCAATCCCCACTGTAGAATTTTGAATGATCAGCAGTTTGAAGGAGAGCCTTTTCCTGTCCATTCACACGCCAAACCTGCAGATTTCCCGTGCAATCGATGAAAGTTTGAGGCTCTTCTTTAGGCGGAGCAGCTTTCATCAGGCCTCTCACATTTACTCCTTGTCGTTGCAAAAGAGCTGCTCAACAAAATGACACAAGAAAAATACCCGATAACAGTTCAACTACGTGTCAGTATTCAAAACCATAATTCAATTTGAGTTCAGGATTACGGACCAGCAACTCTGCCTCTACCATCCTCTGAAACAGTTGTATTAGTTTCTTTAGTCCAAGATTCAAACTTTGATCGAAATGAAACGGTTTCAAATCCTTCTATTATGCGGATCATTTGTGATTTGGGTCGTTCAGATGAACGGATCATTTCCTGTATGGCTCTACTAACATCAGCAAACATAATCGCatacaacaaaatatattatgtcTTTCTTTCGATTTTATAAAGAATACTTACTTCTGTTGCTCCACTCGCAATTTTTCTATCATCAAGAGAAGTGGTTCTTCCCATCCAAACAAAGAATTCAATTCCACAATCAAGAATGTAACACTTGTTTGTATCCAGCATCTCCCTCTTCAACGAATCTCCCTCAACAGGATTTGCCTGACCCTTCTCGACACTACAAATTCAGTAAAGAAAATTGTGTTCATCCGAAGCATTATAGGCtccaaatatatgtatatgtacaaTGACAAGAAGAAGTTACCAAAATAATTTGGTGGTATCGGAATTATAAGTTTTGTCTTCATCATTAGCTGTTTTCCTAGGTAGCGGAGCAAAACCACCAAAGAAACCCCAAAATTCTCCACTATCAGCATCAGCCATAAGTTTCCCATCCTCTGCAAATGAAAAGTATGCAATTAGAgaccaaaacaaagagataatGGAGATACTAATCCATAATCAAACTGCTTGGCTCACTAACCAACTGTAGCAACTTCACATGTCCCATCATGGTAAGTATCTTTGATGTACTGAACCACTTCCAATGCTTTTGCTCTCTCTTGGATACTTGAATTGGATCCATTGAATTGGAAAATCTTGGACTTTGTGTCAAGAATGTATATATCGTCATGGTTTAAAGAACTCCGAGCAAAAGGAACCTGTAATCAGTTTAGACCATTAGTGTATGACTTCAAAGTGAGATCAAAGATAACAGATAAAGGAACCAAAAAAGTGTAGTGGGACTTGCCTCTTTGACATGGACAACATGTTTTCCTCTGCAGACGAACAAGCGAGTAGTATGTTCTTCAGCTTCCACATGTTTGAATCCTGATGCTACTCCACCTTCTTGAGGAATGATACATGGTTTAAAATAAGACAAGAACTTCTCGGTTTCGTGGCCTTGAACTTCCCGATATTGAACTGCACGACCTCCAAGAGCAGCATCTAATTCAACTGTCTTAACTGCAGCAGTCCCGGCTTCATCctagtttttttattcaaaattatcaTCTTCTCTTAAACTTTCCCAACATTCTACGAAAGtaagaaagaaaggagaaatATTAACAGGGGCTTTACCTGAGAGGTATCTTTACCAAGCCAGTAATGGATATCATGGCGCAATGCACCAGTTTTTAACGCCGTTGTCTGGTCACAAAAGATCAACCaccagaaataaataaatttaaccaAGACTCTTGACGAAAACCATCGTAAGTCGTAACATGGCTATaaggaaacaaaagagaagccGTTACTAGGCTTTGTTTACCTTCAATATAATGTAAGAATCTCCGGTGAAAAACTTCCCAATAGAAGATTGAGGAATGAGGGTTGGGCGAAAATTCTCGATACGCCATACTTCAATACCTCTATGTTATTTGTCAAGGAGAATAGCATGCagagattaaaacaaaaaaaaagtatcgtAAGGTGAACATAGCATCTTTACTCTAAGAGTCATTTGACATTGTAATTGAAGGATACGCTTTTTGTCCAGCTCCTTGGAAAGCAGGATCCAAATCTCTCATAGAAACAGACATAATTCAGCAGTCTTTAACCAGTTTCTCCAACTTATGAACGCCGCAGCAATGATAGAGAAGAAGACTTAATAAAAAAACCTATGAGACAAGAGCAATGCAAACCAATTCTATCAAATACAAGgaatgagaaaaaaagagagttcttgTAACAATGCATAGTTCAGATTGGATTCAGCTAATGAATAGaccagaaaccaaaaaagaaaaaaaccaaaatttttctAATCTAAACAAGTCAGAATCCACAAGGTCAACATCATTCATCTCAAGTCAATCACTGTCAAAATGCATTATGGGTCTAGGTAGACCGCAATAACACTGAAATTGATGTTACATTGGAAGTAGGGTTTATGTAAAAGTTTCAACTCCCCAGGACCAACACATAGATTAAAAATAGATGAAACCGAAGCAACAATTCCATTGAACATCATCATACAACATGCTCACCGAACCAAACATGAACAACATCATAATACCCAAAGATCAATAAAGATCAAGGATtgatgctctctctctctctctctctctctctctctctctctctctcactaattaaaaaaaaaacaaactaaacctTTGGCTTAACCAATCAGATCAACGCAACTCTTAGAACTAATCTAATCAAAGATAaaatccaacaacaacaaaaaacccagaaactgaaaaaaaatcgaatataatCAAAAAAACGTTTCAGTAATTTACCTTACACAAATCAACTATTCAGCTCCAAGCCCAGATCCAATctgattaccaaaaaaaattgcaacaaaaaaataaaaacacaaactttgtaGTCAAAAAAATGTCTTCTCCTCAGGgagatgaacaacaacaacagagaagcagaggaaaaaagaaaagtgaaagcgagagagagagagagaattgaatTGAAAGCTttatttagagagagaaagtgataAACAAAATTGAAGTCTTTagacagaaagagagagaaagaaagaggttGGAGGGAATAATGGGAAGCCAGGCGTGCTTATCACTAACCCAAACacccagagagagagagagagaggagaaagaggGAAGAAGAACCCATCAACTGtaaaattcttctttcttcattatacaaaatatcaaaaattcagCTCTACGAATAAAATTAAACCTTTGGATgataattagaagaagaaaaaaaaaaaaaatcgaaacttttttttacgGTTACTTtggttggtgattttttttatgtcgTTGCCACTTCTGACCATATTAAAAACAGTGTTGTAATGAATATGAGAGATTTGGCGCAAACATAAcccatataataaaatttagttttgataCGATCCACTcactaattaatgtttttgaCTACATATAACCTCAGGTTGATAACAACAAATCCcagtctcttccttttttttttgtaatcaaaacaattaaatctcTTTTAGATATGTAATTAAAACTCACAATGAATATGGTCacatctctttattttttatttacagctaagcaaatttgttattttccataacgtcaaaactttatttttcttatgcCGTTACTAATTCAGATTAAGGTTAAGGTTTATGAAcgtaattattagtttatacagaaaaaaaaagaagaacaagaacaagaacaaacaaaaggtACTGTTTACCTTTAACTTTAAGGCTGTTTTGTCATACctttatttctctctctattttttccgGTCTTCTT
The sequence above is a segment of the Camelina sativa cultivar DH55 chromosome 10, Cs, whole genome shotgun sequence genome. Coding sequences within it:
- the LOC104717184 gene encoding villin-4-like, producing the protein MSVSMRDLDPAFQGAGQKAGIEVWRIENFRPTLIPQSSIGKFFTGDSYIILKTTALKTGALRHDIHYWLGKDTSQDEAGTAAVKTVELDAALGGRAVQYREVQGHETEKFLSYFKPCIIPQEGGVASGFKHVEAEEHTTRLFVCRGKHVVHVKEVPFARSSLNHDDIYILDTKSKIFQFNGSNSSIQERAKALEVVQYIKDTYHDGTCEVATVEDGKLMADADSGEFWGFFGGFAPLPRKTANDEDKTYNSDTTKLFCVEKGQANPVEGDSLKREMLDTNKCYILDCGIEFFVWMGRTTSLDDRKIASGATEEMIRSSERPKSQMIRIIEGFETVSFRSKFESWTKETNTTVSEDGRGRVAALLQRQGVNVRGLMKAAPPKEEPQTFIDCTGNLQVWRVNGQEKALLQTADHSKFYSGDCYVFQYSYPGEEKEEVLIGTWFGKQSVEEERGSAVSMASKMVESMKFVPAQARIYEGKEPVQFFVIMQSFIVFKGGISSGYKKHIAEKEVDDDTYNENGLALFRIQGSGPDDMQAIQVDPVASSLNSSYCYILHNDSSVFTWAGNLSTSTDQELVERQLDLIKPNLQTRAQKEGSESEQFWELLGGKVEYSSQKLTKEPEHDPHVFSCTFTKEILKVTEIYNFTQDDLMTEDIFIIDCHSEIFVWVGHEVAPKTKLLALTIGEKFIEKDSLLEKLSPEAPVYVIMEGGEPSFFTRFFTSWDSSKSAMHGNSFQRKLKIVKNGGTPVADKPKRRTPASYGGRASVPDKSQQRSRSMSFSPDRVRVRGRSPAFNALAATFESQNARNLSTPPPVVRKLYPRSVTPDSSKFASAPKSSAIASRSALFEKTPPQEPSIPKPLKASPKTAESPAPESNSKDQEEKKVNDKDEEKSMSSRIESLTIQEDAKEGVEDEEDLPSHPYERLKTTSTDPVSDIDVTRREAYLSSEEFKEKFGMTKEAFYKLPKWKQNKFKMAVQLF